The proteins below come from a single Lentimicrobiaceae bacterium genomic window:
- the cysQ gene encoding 3'(2'),5'-bisphosphate nucleotidase CysQ encodes MNNSDYSALLKIAIRTSVEAGRIILEYYSNNYEITYKEDASPLTSADIAANKHICNSLLPTNIPLISEEEKDVPFKIRQKWDEYWLIDPIDGTKEFINRNGQFTVNIALIKNQQPHIGVIYIPVSEELYFGLAGFGSFKMHKNVSLSDINHQPFEYLLQHSDKLPTTFNTSIIKIIVSKSHLNQETTDLISVIKSGFPKIELIQIGSSLKFCRLAEGEAHYYPRSSRTMEWDTAAGHAIAAFAGINVLNLSDKKPLTYNKENLENPSFIAFNELLPFE; translated from the coding sequence ATGAATAATTCAGACTATTCAGCACTATTAAAAATTGCTATCCGGACATCGGTTGAAGCAGGGCGAATCATCCTGGAATATTACTCAAATAATTATGAAATCACCTATAAAGAGGATGCCAGCCCTCTGACATCAGCTGATATAGCTGCAAATAAACATATCTGCAACAGCTTGCTCCCAACAAATATTCCGTTAATAAGCGAAGAAGAAAAGGATGTTCCATTCAAGATTCGACAAAAATGGGATGAATACTGGCTCATTGATCCGATTGACGGAACGAAAGAATTTATTAACAGAAACGGGCAATTTACGGTTAATATTGCTTTGATTAAAAACCAGCAGCCTCACATCGGTGTCATATATATTCCAGTATCTGAAGAACTCTATTTTGGACTCGCAGGCTTTGGTTCCTTTAAAATGCATAAAAATGTTTCTTTAAGCGATATCAACCATCAACCATTTGAATATCTGCTTCAGCATTCCGACAAATTGCCAACCACGTTTAACACCTCAATTATCAAAATAATTGTGAGTAAATCGCATTTAAATCAGGAAACAACTGATTTAATATCTGTTATAAAATCAGGATTCCCCAAAATTGAACTGATTCAAATCGGGAGTTCATTGAAATTTTGCAGACTTGCAGAAGGAGAAGCGCACTATTATCCACGTAGTAGCCGGACAATGGAATGGGATACAGCTGCAGGACATGCCATTGCGGCGTTTGCTGGAATTAACGTATTAAATTTATCGGATAAAAAGCCGCTCACTTACAACAAGGAAAACCTTGAAAACCCTTCTTTTATTGCTTTTAACGAGCTTTTGCCCTTTGAATAA
- a CDS encoding response regulator yields the protein MAQQLHEAFFKMALSIESSAEPEKNIFNFLQAIVEQTHSRFACFYLYKSFFNRDSNHLNACVLYSIYPDSLFSTGLEIKSSFLTNDIHKRPFLIYHNDAQEINMLPDFFPEEKNLHYIIPVEGIGFIQLAVIQSKKGLFSKNESIFGATDTENLKLLIEKFKTSLLNSFHTSTKTETNTVDPELLSFTQNFQNNPFDFRKRILATINHEIRSPFSLILGYSDLLKKTTLDATQRNYLEIIHKSENSLFDVIRKVLQFSNIYFNQLNIDNQPFDIIELLKNIEDKFQVLATNKELVLKFNVNLPSVSIILGDKDKLNHIINYLISNAIIFTEKGFVTFSAEIEDTTDEQIKINFCISDTGKGIDNSNFEKVLQYFGQEDEKINRNTGGLGLGLSISKHFISLLGGKLEMESKPGAGTTFRFNLTFEKGEQKYPPYLISASVLTAEFTEKIKVLIVDDDPYQLEIGKVSLKGWNITVAENGKKAVELLQNGHEFDIILMDIRMPVMDGISATKIIRDQLNIHTPIIALSGEAIKESIEESLQAGMNAFISKPYEQDKLLFTIFSNLNIPQVSENLTSIYKNNGLSGMSALFISEDKLQHIIAELLSNANIKSVFTCNLDEANYLIDNNSYDFILADVDKFGADLGAVFGNDFQRTNTIIAYTVDSNTLNCSCLFAGILNKDITSPEVFQSTIRDIVNFRPMIQNQKANATSDRLYDLSGLIQFIGTDESALKDLINAFLKYMPDYLHQLSTAVRNKEYEKISRIAHSIKSTVKQYKIKQVINSVELLEHNSKNGIAHDEIEELVKATIHTIELTIEQLKNDYFN from the coding sequence ATGGCCCAACAATTACATGAAGCGTTTTTTAAAATGGCATTGTCCATTGAAAGTTCTGCTGAGCCGGAAAAAAATATCTTTAACTTTCTTCAAGCAATTGTAGAACAAACTCATTCGAGATTTGCATGTTTTTATCTTTATAAAAGCTTCTTCAATCGTGATTCTAACCACTTAAACGCTTGTGTTCTTTACTCTATATACCCTGACAGTTTATTCTCAACCGGTTTGGAAATCAAGAGTAGCTTTCTGACGAATGACATCCACAAACGGCCATTCCTGATTTATCATAATGATGCTCAGGAAATTAATATGCTTCCCGACTTTTTTCCCGAAGAAAAGAATTTACATTATATCATCCCTGTTGAAGGAATCGGATTCATTCAATTAGCTGTAATTCAATCAAAAAAAGGGCTTTTCAGTAAAAATGAATCTATTTTCGGCGCAACTGATACAGAGAATCTGAAACTACTGATTGAAAAGTTTAAAACTTCTTTATTGAATAGTTTTCATACCTCCACAAAAACTGAAACCAATACTGTGGACCCTGAATTATTGAGTTTTACACAAAATTTTCAAAACAATCCATTTGACTTCAGAAAGAGGATTTTAGCTACAATTAATCATGAGATTAGAAGTCCATTTAGCTTAATACTCGGATATTCTGACTTGTTAAAAAAAACCACGCTCGACGCAACTCAGCGAAATTACCTTGAAATTATCCACAAATCTGAAAATTCGCTCTTCGATGTCATCAGAAAAGTATTGCAATTCAGCAACATATACTTTAATCAATTAAACATTGACAATCAACCATTTGATATCATTGAACTGCTAAAAAACATTGAAGATAAATTTCAAGTACTTGCAACCAATAAAGAGTTGGTTCTTAAGTTTAACGTGAACCTACCTTCAGTTTCCATAATTTTGGGAGATAAAGACAAATTAAATCACATTATAAATTATTTAATCTCAAATGCCATAATTTTTACAGAGAAGGGCTTTGTCACCTTTTCTGCTGAAATTGAAGACACCACTGATGAGCAAATTAAGATTAACTTTTGTATTTCAGATACCGGAAAAGGGATTGACAATTCCAACTTCGAAAAAGTTTTACAATACTTTGGACAGGAAGATGAGAAAATTAACAGGAACACCGGGGGCCTTGGATTAGGATTATCCATTTCAAAACATTTTATATCACTGTTGGGCGGAAAGCTTGAGATGGAAAGTAAACCCGGTGCAGGAACTACTTTTCGGTTTAATTTAACCTTTGAGAAGGGCGAGCAAAAGTACCCGCCCTATCTGATTTCAGCCTCAGTATTAACAGCTGAATTTACTGAAAAAATTAAAGTTCTGATTGTAGATGACGATCCATATCAGCTTGAAATAGGAAAAGTTAGTTTAAAGGGATGGAATATTACAGTTGCCGAAAATGGTAAAAAGGCCGTTGAATTGCTGCAAAATGGTCATGAATTTGATATAATCCTGATGGATATCAGAATGCCTGTGATGGATGGCATATCAGCAACCAAAATAATTCGTGATCAGTTAAACATTCATACCCCTATTATCGCACTTTCAGGTGAAGCTATCAAGGAGTCAATTGAAGAATCTCTGCAAGCCGGAATGAATGCTTTTATTTCAAAACCTTATGAACAGGATAAACTTTTATTCACCATTTTTTCAAATTTAAATATTCCTCAAGTTTCTGAAAACCTGACATCCATCTATAAAAATAACGGATTATCAGGAATGAGCGCCTTGTTTATTTCCGAAGACAAACTACAACACATAATTGCTGAATTATTATCAAATGCAAATATTAAATCAGTCTTTACGTGCAATCTTGATGAAGCAAACTATCTGATTGATAACAATAGTTACGATTTTATTTTAGCTGATGTTGATAAATTCGGAGCAGATTTAGGTGCTGTTTTTGGAAATGATTTTCAAAGAACTAACACGATAATTGCTTACACAGTTGATTCAAATACACTGAACTGCAGTTGTTTATTTGCCGGTATTTTAAATAAAGATATTACATCGCCGGAAGTGTTTCAATCCACCATCAGGGATATTGTAAACTTCAGGCCCATGATTCAGAATCAGAAAGCAAATGCCACTTCTGACCGCTTGTACGATCTTTCAGGTTTAATTCAATTTATTGGAACGGATGAAAGTGCATTGAAAGACTTAATAAATGCTTTTCTAAAATATATGCCTGATTATCTTCATCAACTGAGCACTGCTGTCCGGAATAAAGAATATGAAAAAATTTCAAGGATTGCCCATTCAATCAAGTCAACTGTTAAGCAATATAAAATCAAGCAAGTAATCAATAGTGTTGAATTACTTGAACATAACTCAAAAAATGGCATTGCTCACGACGAAATTGAAGAACTGGTAAAAGCAACAATCCACACCATTGAGCTTACCATTGAACAATTGAAAAACGATTATTTTAATTAA
- a CDS encoding YdcF family protein encodes MRNTTYRKMFLIIFFIGIIFILSVLVIRNMGKYLVYGQPAVKSDLIVILLGPVPDRALQAYQLYHEGYATRIVFANEFQYGSDQLEPYGIRLENTSSILKRTLVSLGVPDTNITILDKVTASTQEEALALTEYLKSSEKIKSVLIVTSSYHSRRTSKIFQKAFDKNMLHVSIISCPSKYTDFDQSKWWRDRDSAKMVILEYLKLMNYYFIEQFKI; translated from the coding sequence ATGCGTAACACAACTTACCGGAAAATGTTTTTGATCATATTCTTCATAGGTATTATATTTATATTGAGTGTGCTGGTAATCAGAAATATGGGAAAATATCTGGTTTACGGGCAACCTGCCGTAAAATCCGATTTAATTGTGATTTTGCTTGGCCCTGTTCCCGACCGGGCATTGCAGGCCTATCAGCTATATCACGAAGGTTATGCTACAAGGATAGTATTTGCCAATGAGTTTCAATATGGTTCTGATCAACTCGAACCTTACGGAATCAGGCTTGAGAATACCTCATCCATATTAAAGCGCACTTTAGTCAGTCTTGGCGTTCCTGATACGAATATAACCATTCTTGATAAAGTAACTGCCAGCACCCAGGAGGAAGCATTGGCGTTAACTGAATATCTAAAATCATCAGAAAAAATAAAGTCTGTTTTGATTGTTACATCAAGCTATCATTCAAGGCGAACCAGTAAAATATTTCAAAAGGCATTCGACAAAAATATGCTTCATGTAAGCATTATTTCATGTCCAAGTAAGTATACCGACTTTGATCAGTCGAAATGGTGGAGAGACAGAGACAGTGCCAAAATGGTGATTCTGGAGTATTTAAAACTGATGAATTATTATTTCATTGAGCAGTTTAAGATATAA
- the uppS gene encoding di-trans,poly-cis-decaprenylcistransferase: MVTSDEFHPDSRQNPTHIGIIPDGGRRWSKCHNISLSDSYKLTRNLLAEITGNLLDYGFKEISLYLSSKENFNRIEQEVNAFNEVSEEAFPHEILNIALNKKLKVKIAGKRELLPLKFQDSIRRVEEQTSAFNSATLNLCIAYNPLDEIEQALLNNAKHELFLDKLWINTPVDLVIRTGGANLLSNFIPLQCAYARLYFIDKLFNDIKWKDIKDILDKYQMLERKYGT, translated from the coding sequence ATGGTAACATCCGATGAGTTTCATCCAGATTCCCGCCAAAATCCTACCCATATAGGCATCATTCCTGATGGTGGACGTCGATGGTCAAAGTGCCATAACATTTCACTTAGCGATTCATATAAACTAACCCGAAACCTTTTGGCTGAAATAACAGGCAATTTGCTTGATTATGGTTTTAAAGAAATCAGTCTCTATCTCTCAAGTAAGGAAAACTTTAACAGAATTGAACAAGAGGTAAACGCTTTTAATGAAGTTTCTGAGGAAGCATTCCCTCATGAAATTTTGAATATAGCTCTCAACAAAAAACTAAAAGTTAAAATTGCTGGGAAAAGAGAACTTTTGCCCCTTAAGTTTCAGGATTCAATTAGAAGAGTGGAAGAACAAACCAGCGCATTCAATTCAGCCACGCTTAATTTGTGTATTGCCTATAACCCTCTCGATGAAATAGAGCAAGCACTTTTAAATAATGCGAAACATGAACTTTTTCTAGATAAACTCTGGATAAATACACCGGTTGATCTTGTGATTAGAACAGGTGGCGCTAATTTGCTGAGCAATTTTATTCCTTTACAGTGTGCCTATGCAAGGCTTTACTTTATTGATAAGCTTTTTAATGATATTAAATGGAAGGATATAAAAGATATTCTGGACAAATATCAGATGCTTGAAAGAAAATATGGAACTTAA
- a CDS encoding LruC domain-containing protein has product MNNLYRISGFILSFWALSMLISCNKESAEDKPVPITSLDELVIADNFNYEMSGGCNIKIFTQDATGHAMPGVRVEIYSDYNEETEDGNLIITGITNNQGILEMDYPVSFITNKLYLVTHYIGLPTVTEAQITNNTILATIGGIPQLNSFKSNFEIKSIDANYNYLCAFNSSGVPQCLVNPRDNISASMLADINAALPERSPVPVYHPEYLANLNQTDIKLLETADVWLTCVHEGAAFRSAVAFYTYDVNNPPTNKNQISQITIAFPNFSLLNSGGGLVSGDKVYLGQFPANTGIGWVLIANGYTGSGVNTGAAHYYSNPSFNPETTAEKRQHNVLLFDAERQIYLIGFEDVNRTAGGDNDFNDAVFYVTSNPVEAIDNSNMPFVDPNLIDSDGDGVFDVMDDYPNDASRAFNNYYPGRTQFGSFAFEDLWPEKGDYDFNDLVISYQINQITNANNKVVDIVSTNTIEAIGAGFKNGFGFQLNIPPSAVANVSGFNHTENIISLSSNNTESGQNKATIIPFDNTYNLFDNISQGYVNTKEDMEYITPKSITVTINLSTPQTMQAIGLPPFNPFLIVNKTRGREVHLPGYAPTSLADASYFGTFDDDTNLSTGKYYKSKTNLPWAMNLPEDFAYPLEKRNIITAHNVFGNWVQSGGYSYMDWYVNNPGYRTTQNIYQAGK; this is encoded by the coding sequence ATGAACAACTTATATCGAATCTCCGGTTTTATTCTTTCATTTTGGGCTTTAAGTATGCTGATATCTTGTAACAAAGAATCAGCAGAAGACAAACCTGTACCCATAACCTCATTGGATGAGTTGGTGATAGCTGACAACTTCAATTATGAAATGAGTGGAGGGTGTAATATTAAAATTTTTACTCAGGATGCTACTGGACACGCAATGCCGGGCGTCAGGGTCGAAATTTACAGCGATTATAATGAAGAAACTGAAGATGGAAATCTGATTATTACCGGTATTACAAACAACCAGGGAATACTCGAGATGGATTATCCAGTGAGTTTTATTACGAATAAATTATATTTGGTTACCCATTATATAGGCTTGCCAACAGTAACCGAAGCACAAATAACAAACAATACAATTCTGGCTACCATTGGAGGAATACCCCAACTTAACAGTTTTAAAAGCAATTTTGAAATTAAAAGCATTGATGCAAACTACAATTACCTTTGTGCGTTTAATTCAAGCGGAGTACCTCAGTGTTTAGTAAATCCGCGCGATAACATTAGTGCTTCCATGCTGGCTGATATTAATGCAGCACTTCCCGAAAGATCTCCGGTACCAGTATATCATCCTGAATATCTGGCCAACTTAAACCAAACTGATATCAAACTTCTGGAAACAGCCGATGTATGGTTAACTTGTGTTCATGAAGGTGCTGCATTCCGCAGTGCAGTTGCCTTTTATACGTATGACGTGAACAATCCACCCACCAATAAAAATCAGATTTCACAAATCACCATTGCTTTTCCTAATTTTTCACTATTAAACAGTGGTGGAGGACTAGTTTCTGGCGATAAGGTATATTTGGGCCAGTTTCCTGCTAACACAGGTATAGGCTGGGTATTAATTGCCAATGGTTATACAGGCTCAGGTGTAAATACGGGTGCAGCGCATTATTATTCCAATCCAAGTTTTAATCCCGAAACAACTGCTGAAAAACGCCAGCACAATGTACTGCTTTTTGATGCAGAACGTCAAATATACCTAATTGGTTTTGAAGATGTTAATCGCACTGCCGGAGGTGATAACGATTTTAATGATGCCGTGTTTTATGTCACTTCAAACCCGGTTGAAGCCATTGATAATTCAAATATGCCTTTTGTAGACCCCAATCTGATAGATTCTGACGGTGATGGTGTGTTTGATGTAATGGATGATTATCCGAACGATGCTTCCAGAGCCTTCAACAATTATTACCCTGGCCGAACCCAATTTGGAAGTTTTGCCTTTGAAGATTTATGGCCCGAAAAAGGAGATTATGACTTTAACGATCTTGTGATTAGTTATCAGATAAATCAGATTACAAATGCCAATAATAAAGTAGTTGATATTGTTTCTACCAACACGATAGAGGCAATTGGTGCCGGATTTAAGAATGGATTTGGCTTTCAGCTCAATATTCCGCCTTCCGCTGTTGCAAATGTCTCTGGATTCAACCACACCGAAAATATCATCTCCTTATCATCAAATAATACGGAATCGGGTCAAAACAAAGCTACTATCATTCCTTTTGATAACACTTATAATCTTTTTGACAATATATCCCAGGGGTATGTTAATACCAAAGAAGATATGGAATACATTACTCCAAAGTCAATTACAGTTACTATCAACCTCTCAACGCCTCAAACAATGCAAGCCATCGGGCTTCCCCCTTTTAACCCGTTTCTTATTGTAAATAAAACCAGAGGCCGAGAAGTTCACCTGCCCGGGTATGCACCAACCAGTCTTGCTGATGCATCCTATTTTGGGACATTTGACGACGATACCAATCTTTCAACAGGAAAGTATTATAAATCAAAAACAAATCTGCCCTGGGCTATGAATCTTCCTGAAGATTTCGCATATCCTTTGGAAAAAAGAAATATCATTACCGCACACAATGTTTTTGGAAACTGGGTTCAAAGCGGCGGATACAGCTATATGGACTGGTACGTGAACAATCCAGGCTACAGAACAACTCAAAATATTTATCAGGCTGGAAAATAA
- a CDS encoding acyltransferase yields MGKDKLGYLTSIDMLRGLAAIAVCYFHFTHGNPNLLAESNLLYKTGRYGFLGVDVFFVISGFVIPYAMHRANYNIRNIGTFLSKRFIRIEPPYLLSIILVLFLNWLSTLFPFYRGALFNIDFTVLFLHLGYLNAFFDFPWFNDVYWTLAIEFQYYIIIALVFPLLISKNKKDAFIFLALFGLSGFYIGQHSFIFNYSLLFIVGILLFQFRIGYLSKSEFGTLLLITLMLIFAKFDKRYLIAALLPYFFITYFEYSGRISRFLGNISYSLYLVHIPIGGRIINLTENFVHHPLVRDLMVFVALAISIFAAWLFFLLIEKPAITWSKNFKYKNHHPNETALEH; encoded by the coding sequence ATGGGAAAAGATAAACTGGGATATCTTACGTCAATCGACATGCTTAGGGGACTAGCTGCCATTGCAGTTTGCTACTTTCATTTTACCCATGGCAACCCCAATCTCCTTGCTGAAAGCAATTTACTTTACAAAACTGGCCGTTATGGTTTTTTGGGTGTCGATGTCTTCTTTGTCATTTCAGGGTTCGTAATTCCCTATGCAATGCACAGGGCAAATTACAACATTCGCAACATAGGAACTTTTTTGTCAAAAAGGTTTATCAGAATTGAACCGCCCTATTTGCTCAGTATCATTCTTGTTTTATTTTTAAACTGGTTAAGTACCCTTTTCCCATTCTATCGCGGAGCTTTATTTAATATTGACTTCACTGTGCTATTCCTTCATTTGGGATATCTGAATGCTTTTTTTGATTTCCCGTGGTTCAACGACGTTTACTGGACACTTGCCATTGAATTTCAATATTACATTATCATTGCCCTGGTTTTCCCTTTGCTGATTTCCAAAAATAAAAAAGACGCCTTCATATTCCTCGCTCTTTTTGGATTGTCAGGCTTTTACATTGGTCAGCACAGTTTTATCTTTAATTACAGCCTCCTGTTTATCGTTGGTATTTTGTTGTTTCAATTCCGCATTGGATACTTAAGCAAAAGTGAATTTGGAACCTTATTGCTGATTACCTTGATGCTGATTTTTGCTAAATTTGATAAAAGGTATCTCATTGCTGCACTTCTGCCCTATTTTTTCATTACCTACTTCGAGTACTCAGGACGAATATCCAGGTTTCTTGGAAATATTTCCTATTCTCTTTACCTGGTTCATATTCCTATTGGTGGAAGAATAATTAATCTTACTGAAAATTTTGTTCATCATCCTCTGGTAAGGGATTTAATGGTTTTCGTTGCATTGGCAATATCAATCTTTGCTGCCTGGCTCTTTTTTCTGCTAATTGAAAAACCAGCCATAACCTGGTCTAAAAATTTCAAGTATAAAAATCACCACCCCAATGAAACTGCGCTGGAACATTAA
- a CDS encoding glycosyltransferase family 2 protein, translating to MDLNPLIAIPVFNEGKNLPCLFAGLKKWKNNILFFDDGSTDNSLELIKSSQFNFITIPSNKGLANFYIHILAYADRLKCTHIITLDSDGQHPPGYIDDFIGKLQNGSIVIGNRFSDLENIPESKIASNLFAIMLTKQIFNVELPDVACGFRGFNSIINRKFIFKTNRFGIIYEQLFKHLTLDPSLISYVKIPAIYPKYRPLYTSQHELIGLLDAALLFTEKKSVKNIHSKALQSADFSIDLCGISFNARFEPPFGYIFNTNTAVASKYFNLISNST from the coding sequence ATGGATTTAAATCCATTAATAGCTATTCCGGTTTTTAATGAAGGGAAAAACCTCCCCTGCCTGTTTGCAGGTTTGAAAAAATGGAAAAACAACATCTTGTTCTTCGATGATGGAAGTACGGATAATTCTTTGGAATTAATAAAAAGTTCTCAATTCAATTTTATAACCATTCCATCCAATAAAGGATTAGCGAATTTTTATATTCATATACTTGCATATGCTGACAGATTAAAATGCACACACATTATTACACTGGATAGTGACGGCCAGCATCCTCCCGGGTATATCGATGATTTTATCGGAAAACTGCAAAATGGTTCCATTGTTATAGGAAACAGATTCTCTGATTTGGAAAATATTCCGGAATCAAAAATTGCATCAAATTTATTTGCCATCATGTTGACCAAACAAATTTTTAATGTTGAGCTACCTGATGTTGCGTGCGGTTTCAGAGGATTTAATAGTATAATAAACCGAAAGTTTATATTTAAAACCAATCGGTTTGGTATAATTTACGAGCAATTATTTAAACATCTCACCCTGGATCCTTCGCTTATTTCTTATGTTAAAATACCTGCCATTTATCCAAAATACAGGCCGCTTTATACCAGCCAGCACGAACTTATTGGCTTGCTCGACGCGGCTCTTTTATTCACAGAAAAAAAATCAGTAAAAAATATCCATTCTAAAGCATTACAATCTGCAGATTTTTCAATAGACCTATGTGGTATCAGCTTTAATGCCCGGTTCGAGCCACCCTTCGGCTACATTTTTAATACAAATACTGCTGTGGCCAGTAAATACTTTAATTTAATCTCAAATTCAACCTAA
- a CDS encoding glycosyltransferase, with protein MKISVITIAYNSANSIHDAINSVLSQSYPDIEYIIVDGLSKDKTVDIIKSYGDKITKFVSEPDKGIYDALNKGIGMATGDVIGFMHSDDLFANNQILEKVAHVFQTHHTDSIYGDLEYVYKEDTSKVLRYWKSGNFSIRNLKCGWMPPHPTFYVKRSVYEKYGVFNINYRIAADYDTMLRFLGKYRISTMYLPEVMVKMRVGGASNRSLKNIIRKSKEDYQAIKDNHFGSIFTLVFKNLRKITQFIYK; from the coding sequence ATGAAAATTTCGGTCATTACCATTGCATACAACAGTGCAAATTCAATTCATGACGCCATTAATTCAGTGCTGTCTCAATCATATCCCGACATTGAGTATATCATTGTTGATGGATTATCCAAAGATAAGACGGTTGACATTATCAAATCTTATGGTGATAAGATTACGAAATTTGTAAGCGAACCGGATAAGGGTATTTATGATGCGCTTAATAAAGGCATTGGAATGGCAACCGGAGATGTTATTGGATTTATGCATTCTGACGATTTATTTGCCAATAACCAGATTCTTGAAAAAGTTGCCCATGTCTTTCAAACCCATCATACTGATTCAATTTACGGCGACCTGGAATATGTTTATAAGGAAGACACAAGCAAAGTATTAAGATACTGGAAATCAGGAAATTTTAGCATAAGAAACCTTAAATGTGGCTGGATGCCACCTCATCCTACTTTTTATGTTAAACGCTCAGTATATGAAAAATATGGTGTTTTTAATATTAACTACCGTATAGCAGCTGATTATGACACCATGCTTCGCTTTCTCGGTAAATACAGGATTTCAACCATGTATTTGCCTGAGGTAATGGTAAAAATGAGAGTCGGAGGAGCCAGCAACAGAAGCCTAAAAAATATTATCCGTAAATCAAAAGAGGATTATCAGGCAATAAAGGATAATCACTTTGGAAGCATATTTACTTTGGTATTCAAGAATTTGCGAAAAATTACTCAATTTATTTATAAATGA
- the wcaF gene encoding colanic acid biosynthesis acetyltransferase WcaF, with amino-acid sequence MNKTDLSIYTTGSYNTGAGAVKRGLWYLINILFFINPLNPISRIKVSLLRAFGAKIGKGVVIKPAVNIKYPWKLSIGNYSWIGEKAWIDNLDRVTIGDHCCVSQGAMLLCGNHNFTKTTFDLITKPIHLEDGAWIGAFSIVCPGVICKSHSVLAVNSVATKNLDAYRIYQGNPAIAVKDRIID; translated from the coding sequence ATGAACAAAACTGACCTTTCCATTTACACAACAGGCTCGTATAATACTGGCGCCGGAGCGGTAAAAAGAGGATTATGGTATTTAATCAATATCCTTTTCTTTATCAATCCCCTAAACCCAATTAGCCGAATAAAAGTAAGTTTATTAAGGGCTTTTGGGGCAAAAATTGGAAAAGGTGTTGTTATAAAGCCTGCTGTTAATATCAAATATCCATGGAAACTGTCTATCGGCAATTATAGTTGGATTGGCGAAAAAGCATGGATAGACAATCTTGACCGGGTAACCATCGGAGACCATTGCTGCGTTTCTCAGGGCGCCATGTTGTTATGTGGCAATCACAATTTCACCAAAACAACTTTTGATCTGATTACCAAACCCATTCATCTTGAGGATGGTGCGTGGATAGGGGCTTTCAGTATTGTATGCCCGGGAGTTATCTGCAAATCGCACAGTGTACTGGCTGTTAATTCTGTTGCCACAAAAAATCTGGATGCTTACCGCATATACCAAGGCAACCCAGCCATTGCAGTTAAAGATAGAATCATAGATTAA